The following coding sequences lie in one Panicum virgatum strain AP13 chromosome 6N, P.virgatum_v5, whole genome shotgun sequence genomic window:
- the LOC120679888 gene encoding 40S ribosomal protein S3-3 → MATQISKKKKFVSDGVFYAELNEMLTRELAEDGYSGVEVRVTPMRTEIIIRATRTQNVLGEKGRRIRELTSVVQKRFNFPENGVELYAEKVVNRGLCAIAQAESLRYKLLGGLAVRRACYGVLRFVMESGAKGCEVIVSGKLRAQRAKSMKFKDGYMISSGQPVNEYIDSAVRHVLLRQGVLGIKVKIMLDWDPKGKLGPVTPLPDLVTIHAPKEEDELRPPVLVPEL, encoded by the exons ATGGCGACCCAGatcagcaagaagaagaag TTCGTCAGCGATGGTGTGTTCTACGCGGAGCTGAACGAGATGCTGACGCGGGAGCTCGCGGAGGATGGCTACTCCGGCGTGGAGGTTCGCGTCACCCCGATGCGCACGGAGATCATcatccgcgccacgcgcacccAGAACGTGCTCGGCGAGAAGGGCCGCAGGATCAGGGAGCTCACCTCCGTAGTCCAGAAGCGGTTCAACTTCCCCGAGAACGGCGTCGAGCTCTACGCCGAGAAGGTCGTCAACCGCGGCCTCTGCGCCATCGCCCAGGCCGAGTCCCTCCGCTACAAGCTCCTTGGAGGCCTCGCCGTCCGCAG GGCTTGCTATGGTGTTCTTCGCTTTGTTATGGAGAGTGGTGCCAAGGGTTGTGAG GTCATTGTGAGTGGAAAGCTCAGGGCCCAAAGAGCCAAGTCCATGAAGTTCAAGGATGGCTACATGATCTCTTCTGGTCAGCCTGTGAACGAGTACATTGACTCTGCTGTCAGACACGTCCTTCTCAGACAG GGTGTTCTTGGCATCAAAGTTAAGATCATGCTCGACTGGGACCCGAAGGGCAAGCTTGGCCCGGTCACCCCGCTACCGGACCTGGTCACCATCCACGCCCCCAAGGAGGAGGATGAGCTGCGCCCTCCAGTCCTGGTCCCAGAGCTTTAA